The Panicum virgatum strain AP13 chromosome 5K, P.virgatum_v5, whole genome shotgun sequence genome has a window encoding:
- the LOC120708810 gene encoding serine/threonine-protein phosphatase 7-like yields MNNGFTIDHQVNSGKLITVFSAPDYPQFQASEERYNNLGAYLVLRAPDFATPMFCSFESAPAYYDYKEVMDSDEELDYSAMDRD; encoded by the exons ATGAATAATGGATTCACAATTGATCATCAGGTGAATTCTGGGAAGTTGATTACTGTTTTCAGTGCACCTGATTATCCACAGTTTCAG GCTTCAGAGGAACGGTACAATAACCTCGGAGCATATCTTGTGCTCCGTGCTCCAGATTTTGCCACACCAATGTTCTGCAGCTTTGAGTCT GCGCCTGCATACTACGACTACAAGGAAGTGATGGACTCCGATGAAGAACTTGATTATTCTGCCATGGATCGAGATTGA